From one Luteipulveratus mongoliensis genomic stretch:
- a CDS encoding GHMP kinase, translating into MTELLRKDTERQESPADAARFDYRRPVLRARAPLRISFAGGGTDVAPFPQREGGAVLSATISSYCYSTLRPRTDGRITVQSLDYGTSIGFGVDEDVEYDGQLDLPKAAIARIREVDGALPVTGFDLFLHTNAPPGSGLGSSSAVMVSVIGLVAQHCGLDLTPYDVAELAYRLEREDLGIPGGSQDQYAAAFGGFNFIEFLKDQVVVNPLRVRDATVHELEHNMLLAFTGRTRVSDHIIEDQVSRYETGNVDALEGLRAQKELAEQMKVALVRGEVDTLGRLLGQAWSEKRKMSSRITTPLIDEAINRSLDLGALGGKVTGAGGGGHLIFVCEFERRHVVAEELLRLGLTVSEFTFSKEGVVTWRAQG; encoded by the coding sequence ATGACTGAGCTGTTGCGCAAGGACACCGAGCGCCAGGAGTCACCCGCCGATGCGGCGAGGTTCGACTACCGGCGCCCGGTGCTGCGAGCACGCGCTCCGCTGCGGATCTCGTTCGCCGGCGGAGGCACCGACGTCGCGCCGTTCCCGCAGCGCGAAGGCGGCGCCGTGCTGTCCGCGACCATCTCGAGCTACTGCTACTCCACGCTGCGCCCACGCACCGACGGCCGGATCACAGTCCAGTCCTTGGACTACGGCACCTCGATCGGTTTCGGCGTGGACGAGGACGTGGAGTACGACGGTCAGCTCGACCTTCCCAAGGCGGCCATCGCCCGGATCCGTGAGGTCGACGGCGCGCTCCCCGTGACGGGGTTCGACCTCTTCCTGCACACCAACGCGCCGCCCGGCTCCGGTCTGGGGTCCTCGAGCGCGGTCATGGTCTCGGTCATCGGCCTGGTCGCCCAGCACTGCGGGCTCGACCTCACGCCGTACGACGTCGCCGAGCTGGCCTACCGGCTCGAGCGCGAGGACCTCGGCATCCCGGGAGGCTCCCAGGACCAGTACGCCGCGGCGTTCGGAGGCTTCAACTTCATCGAGTTCCTGAAGGACCAGGTCGTGGTCAACCCGCTCCGGGTGCGCGACGCGACCGTCCACGAGCTCGAGCACAACATGCTGCTGGCGTTCACCGGCCGCACGCGGGTGAGCGACCACATCATCGAGGACCAGGTCAGCCGCTACGAGACGGGCAATGTCGACGCGCTCGAGGGCCTGCGCGCCCAGAAGGAGCTCGCCGAGCAGATGAAGGTCGCTCTGGTGCGCGGCGAGGTCGACACGCTGGGCCGCTTGCTGGGCCAGGCGTGGTCGGAGAAGCGCAAGATGTCCTCGCGCATCACCACGCCGCTCATCGACGAGGCCATCAACCGGTCGCTCGATCTCGGCGCCCTCGGCGGCAAGGTGACCGGAGCCGGTGGTGGAGGTCACCTGATCTTCGTCTGCGAGTTCGAACGACGGCACGTCGTTGCCGAAGAGCTGTTGCGTCTGGGCCTGACGGTCTCGGAGTTCACCTTCAGCAAAGAAGGCGTTGTCACATGGAGGGCTCAAGGCTGA
- a CDS encoding D-sedoheptulose-7-phosphate isomerase, translating into MNIDHPLRRVGPDQLADAVAARRDAGIASWVALGRDLADPILCAEVDQAGADLVSSLVSGGTLLVVGNGGSAAIASHVAAEFIGKCIHDRDPLPAISLAESLSSITAVGNDYGYEHVFTRGLAALGRPGDVLLAMTTSGTSPNVVAALDLAREREIRTIAMTGSRGTMLRGRADHVLVVPSDETPRIQEVHMLWAHAWCEAIDVLSSLDAHVAHR; encoded by the coding sequence ATGAACATCGACCATCCGCTGCGTCGGGTCGGACCCGACCAGCTCGCAGACGCCGTCGCCGCGCGACGCGACGCCGGGATCGCCTCCTGGGTCGCCCTCGGACGAGACCTGGCCGACCCCATCCTGTGCGCCGAGGTCGACCAGGCCGGTGCTGATCTCGTGAGCAGCCTGGTGTCAGGCGGCACGCTGCTCGTGGTCGGCAACGGCGGCAGTGCCGCCATCGCGAGCCACGTGGCGGCTGAGTTCATCGGCAAGTGCATCCACGACCGGGACCCGCTGCCCGCGATCTCGCTCGCGGAGTCCCTGTCATCCATCACGGCGGTCGGCAACGACTACGGCTACGAGCACGTGTTCACCCGTGGCCTGGCCGCGCTGGGACGTCCGGGTGACGTGCTGCTGGCGATGACCACGAGCGGCACGAGCCCTAATGTCGTCGCGGCCCTCGACCTGGCCCGGGAGCGCGAGATTCGCACCATCGCGATGACCGGCTCGCGGGGGACCATGCTGCGGGGGAGGGCTGACCACGTCCTGGTCGTCCCTTCGGACGAGACGCCACGCATCCAGGAGGTGCACATGCTCTGGGCACACGCGTGGTGCGAGGCCATCGATGTGCTCTCCTCGCTCGATGCTCACGTTGCGCACCGCTGA